A portion of the Scleropages formosus chromosome 13, fSclFor1.1, whole genome shotgun sequence genome contains these proteins:
- the LOC108925392 gene encoding transmembrane protein 182-like has product MKAGVAALLAGVVGAIGVLCFLVAFGTDYWLLASDDCEGYEHLPRAVNSSLVGLANGSESEGVTWPSSSPSLTLHHEGFFWRCAFKGEASIHVVWAVLFTNQPAPKVCIRGYLFPLPVAVGPVPHPAYDATAVFRGFWTMLIVLAIGASLMGGFLLVCAVPFTSAKLYRWAGIFLLTAASLFLALVILFVLWKELVADVRRYILQERGEHCPNVHMEAHYGWSFIVAATGMPLVFFSGLLFYFIALHIQRYK; this is encoded by the exons ATGAAGGCGGGTGTAGCAGCCCTGTTGGCGGGCGTTGTGGGGGCCAttggggtgctctgctttctggtggCCTTTGGGACGGATTACTGGCTCTTGGCGAGCGATGACTGCGAGGGGTACGAGCATCTCCCGCGGGCTGTAAACAGCAGCTTGGTGGGCCTTGCAAATGGCTCGGAG TCAGAAGGGGTGACTTGGCCTTCCAGCAGCCCATCTCTCACCCTGCACCATGAAGGCTTCTTCTGGCGGTGTGCATTCAAAGGGGAGGCCTCCATCCATGTTGTCTGGGCTGTTCTGTTCA CCAATCAGCCAGCACCCAAGGTGTGTATTCGTGGGTACCTCTTTCCTCTTCCTGTTGCTGTGGGACCAGTTCCGCACCCAGCTTATGATGCTACAGCAG TGTTCCGCGGGTTCTGGACAATGCTCATAGTCCTGGCCATTGGTGCCAGCCTGATGGGAGGCTTCCTCCTGGTGTGTGCGGTGCCTTTTACCAGTGCCAAGCTCTACCGCTGGGCAGGAATCTTCCTGCTTACTGCAG CATCCCTATTTTTGGCCCTTGTTATTCTGTTTGTGCTTTGGAAGGAGTTGGTGGCAGATGTGAGGAGGTACATCTTACAAGAGCGAGGAGAACACTGTCCCAATGTCCATATGGAAGCTCACTATGGCTGGTCATTCATAGTGGCTGCTACTGGAATGCCACTGGTCTTCTTCTCTGGCCTCCTGTTTTACTTTATTGCTCTACACATCCAAAGATACAAATAA
- the LOC108925314 gene encoding uncharacterized protein CXorf21 homolog, with the protein MPRHLKRGKEEWSAQLQGTGVESPAPDAAPQPGQAHCIPGIESPLYCGLELYRSWCCSSLCKDYPDLQLHGDHLGDRASESPVPSYISYEGPLLQSRDLMELDHLRLESMVPETQRCMQLPVEDAAETSITLHGEPPSNSMLNGYLESKVLEVYRQYMEDNLARCGSSPGCVLPPSLAPPNLPPLGLALPSLLPSNSQLFTEPATALGLLSSQCSSDFSSPVLRISDTKLGEQCPVASKPPVKPHPL; encoded by the exons ATGCCACGCCACCTAAAGAGGG GGAAGGAGGAGTGGTCGGCGCAGTTGCAGGGAACGGGAGTGGAATCACCGGCCCCTGATGCGGCACCCCAGCCTGGCCAGGCCCACTGCATCCCTGGCATTGAGAGCCCCCTGTACTGTGGGCTGGAGCTATACCGCTCCTGGTGTTGCTCCAGCTTGTGCAAGGACTACCCTGACCTGCAGCTTCATGGGGACCACCTAGGGGACAGGGCCTCTGAGAGCCCTGTGCCCAGCTACATATCCTATGAGGGTCCGCTGCTGCAGTCCAGGGACCTGATGGAGCTGGACCACCTGCGACTAGAATCTATGGTGCCGGAAACACAGAGGTGCATGCAACTGCCTGTAGAGGATGCCGCAGAGACCAGTATTACTCTGCATGGGGAGCCACCATCCAACTCCATGCTCAATGGGTACCTTGAGAGCAAGGTGCTGGAGGTGTACCGGCAGTACATGGAGGACAACCTGGCACGGTGTGGATCTTCCCCTGGCTGTGTGCTGCCACCGAGCCTGGCCCCTCCAAATTTGCCCCCGCTCGGCCTTGCTTTGCCGAGCCTTCTGCCTTCGAACTCACAGCTCTTCACAGAGCCAGCTACAGCGCTGGGGCTGTTGAGCTCCCAGTGTAGCTCTGATTTCAGCTCGCCTGTGCTGCGCATCTCCGACACCAAACTGGGAGAGCAGTGCCCTGTGGCATCCAAACCCCCAGTGAAACCCCACCCCCTTTAG